The Danio rerio strain Tuebingen ecotype United States chromosome 20, GRCz12tu, whole genome shotgun sequence genome contains the following window.
ACCCTCACCACCCCCtcactcagttatatccgcgtctagggcggcagaatagagagagcggcgtccgcgACAATACCCTCACCACCCCCtcactcagttatatccgcgtctagggtagcagaatagagagggcggcgtcccgcGACAATACCCTCACCACCCcctccctcagttatatccacgtctagggcggcagaatagagagggcggcgtccccgacactaccctcaccaccccctccctcagttatatccgcgtctagggcggcagaatagagagggcggcgtccgcgacaatACCCTCACCACCCcctccctcagttatatccgcgtctagggcggcagaatagagagggcggcgtccgcgtcAATACCCTCACCACCCcctccctcagttatatccgcgtctagggcggcagaatagagagggcggcgtccgcgacaatACCCTCACCACCCCCtcactcagttatatccgcgtctagggcggcagaatagagagagcggcgtccgcgACAATACCCTCACCACCCCCtcactcagttatatccgcgtctagggcagcagaatagagagggcggcgtcccgcGACAATACCCTCACCACCCCCtcactcagttatatccgcgtctagggcagcagaatagagagggcggcgtcccgcGACACTAcactcaccacctgcgccctcagttatatccgcgtctagggcagcagagtacagagggcggcgtccgcgacaataccctcaccacccgcaccctcagttatatccgcgtctagggcggcagagtacagagggcggcgtccgcgacactaccctcaccacccgcgccctcagttatatccgtatctagggtggcagaatagagagggcggcagaGTAGTCCGTGAcaataccctcaccacccgcgccctcagttatatccgcgtctagggcggcagagtAGTCCGTGAcaataccctcaccacctgctccctcagttatatccgcgtctagggcggcaaaatagagagggcggcgtccgcgacactaccctcaccacccgcgccctcagttatatccgcgtctagggtggcagaatagagagggcggcgtccgcgccctcagttatatccgcgtctagggcggcagagtAGTCCGTGAcaataccctcaccacccgcgccctcagttatatcggcgtctagggcggcagagtAGTCCGTGACAATACCCTCACCACTCgctccctcagttatatccgcgtctagggcggcagaatagagagggcggcgtccgcgacactaccctcaccacccgtgccctcagttatatccgtgtctaggcGCCCCCATCCCCGCTTTCACTTTAGGGTTGATGGCACTCACTAAGGAAgtgagtggttacaggtttccaacattcttcaaaatactttCGTTCGTGTTTAACAGAGGACAGAAATCttagcatcatgggtaatgtcgTTTTTAACCTCAAATTCAACTGTTAAAGAAGTTTATTTTGAGAATAAGGTTTGGCATGGGCTTTACTAAAGcatataccaggggtcaccaatcttggtcctggagggccagtgtccctgcagggtttagctccaacctgcctcaacacacctgcctggatgtttcaagtatacctaggaagaccttgattagcttgttcaggtgtttttgattagggttggagctaaaatctgcaggacaccgtcaggaacaagtttggtgacccctggcataTACCGTCAGTTAAAGGAATAGCTCACCCAACCTTAAGAGTTTCTTTATGCTGTTAAATTCAATTCcagtttatttgtgtagcgctttcgCAATAatcattgtttcaaagcagctttacaaaatatGCACATTATTGCATAAATATCAGATGACTGAatatcaaaatcagaaaagttaaggttattagttagcaTAACTGCTaaattagttactaataacttgagctaattaactagtaactaatagctatAATTCACATATGGTTAAAAAACCTACTGAAAACCTAAAACCATTGCCTTCCATAGAAACAAAACACACTCATTAtcagtcagtggttacaggtttccaacattcttcaaaatatcctcttttgtgtttaacagaggaaagaaaatCAACATGTTTGGAACATGAATTAGTAAATCATGACATTCATTTGTCatgttttgcgtgaactatcactttaacaaCCTCAGAACTCACATCAGGTCAGCCTTTAATAATTTAGAAGATgtcattaagggtgctttcacacctacacttttgtttcggaccCTGTCTCGTTTGcctgttcgtttggcatatgtgaaaccaccaatcgcgctcggatctgcaccaaaacaatcactccgagatcgcttgattgaggtggtctcggctcgattgaaacgaactctggagcggatcgattgtagaaAGCGAAACGATCCGAGCCTgattatatcactgtgttttatggatatgtcaTAGGCATACGGCTACATGGAGAGAGAGTTATGattagggcgggaggtcattccagacatctcAAGTCTCCCGGAAGCTTCGGGAGTTATCCGCAAAtacacagagactcccggatgcccacaaacgagtgataatctcctggtAATCACGcgtctcccggtcctcaaatacgttgcgcacccttctcacccctccccaccgcatccctcctcgctcctCAGACACAATGCAAGCACCGTGTCAaccaccaccaaaccaccactcCCCCGACAGGTGAGCgaactctgcaaaataaaccctaaaactgaccaatgtgaggagagtttactcacacttGACTTgtttttggtccgtttagaaactttgcagtgtgaaagcgaagcgcaccaagagcaacaatgtaacaattttaatccctgtttcgttACAACTAACtctattcacaggtgtgaaagcaccctaaaacgaATGTCCCTATGGAGAAAACGAATGGAGTTTTGACTTCCAGAGCCCAGACTGCAGCACTCTATTCCCGAATGCCGCATTTGACCTTTGACCTCCGCATGCTGAAAGGTTACGGATGAAGCGCACCGTAACAAAGAGCTTATTTCCACTGCAAAGGAAAAGCGCAGTTTAACACCACGCTAACGCTTCAGCATTCATCATCTGGCATTGCTTCTAATAGTAGCGATTGAGACTCCGTGTCCCCGGGACGTCCGGCTGTCCGTTCATCCAGATCTCTCGTATGATGCGCTCTCTCTCCTCCAGTCTCTGCGCTCGCTCCAGCTCCTCCGCCGATGTGAAAACGTTCGTGTTTAGCGTTCGCTCGAAGCGCCGGTGCCGTCGAGCCGACAGGTCTGAGCCGGTGTCCCAGTCTGAATCAGAGTCAGTGGTGTCGCTGTCTGAGTCCACAGCTCTCGGGCGCTTCTTAGCGGCTCCGTGACGAGGTTTACAGTCCATACGGCAGGAGATCTGAACCACCAGCGCAAACAGAGTCAGGAACAGACCTGCGCACACACCGCACATAAAGTACAGCGCACATCGCTCTGGGTGCTCTGAGATGGAGAGAGAAGAACACAGCATTAGAGCTGGCATTAAACATACTAAGAGCATCTTGATGAATATGAAACAAAAATGTGGTCAACTGGTAAAGTTCTTGTTGaatggctatcagtcatttagggcggagctatcagtcatttagggcggagctgtcagtcatttagggtggggctatcagtcattaagggcagGGCTTTCAGTCATTTTGggctgggttatcagtcatttagggcagagctatcagtcgtttaggacaaggctatcagtcatttagggcggagctatcagtaatttaggacggggctatcagtcatttagggcggagctatcagtcatttaggacagggctatcagtcatttaggacagggctatcagtcatttagggcggagctatcagtcatttaggacagggctatcagtcatttaggacagggctatcagtcatttagggtggagctatcagtcattttgggtgggactatcagtcatttagggctgggttatcagtcatttagggtggggctatcagtcatttagggctgggtaatcagtcatttagggctgggctatcagtcatttagggctgggttatcagtcatttagggctgggttatcagtcatttagggcggggctatcagtcatttagggcggagctatcagtcatttaggacggggctatcagtcatttagggtggggctatcagtaatttagggctgggtaatcagtcatttagggcggagttatcagtcatttagggctgggttatcagtcatttagggcggggctatcagtcatttagggcggag
Protein-coding sequences here:
- the eva1aa gene encoding protein eva-1 homolog A isoform X2, giving the protein MSLISSLLAAYTYITEHPERCALYFMCGVCAGLFLTLFALVVQISCRMDCKPRHGAAKKRPRAVDSDSDTTDSDSDWDTGSDLSARRHRRFERTLNTNVFTSAEELERAQRLEERERIIREIWMNGQPDVPGTRSLNRYY